In the genome of Helicobacter colisuis, one region contains:
- a CDS encoding fibronectin type III domain-containing protein codes for MVNLSYFSKLDSLWAKILLFFTLVFFSACSSSNLNFGSTPSINPNITPPSNIRTLSDVNTIAFEWNLIQNPEIAGYYIYRKEPSEQSFSKIATLDSRFITHYADNKLESNTEYFYQFASFDAQKNISQFSAPISVKTQFIEAINYIEAISNYPRKVKIIWNPHQDTRVIGYVIEKKKTNGQWSELANINSRLLVEYLDTGLEDNTSYEYRVFAYNANKTYSLPSKSVKATTKPKPTLISNFTATTNVPKQIVLKWDLHPNPEVTQYTLFRSNFESSFFNKLATLPNSTNSYQDAIKDDGKQYYYKITATDKDGIESLEVGPIMGMTLGIPSTPVITYAQIEGNSAVLRWMPQDDRATEYIVYKKDSRFFGETLRYNKVLTPEFIDREVTPGEKYYYRVSAVDANGLESKQTQEIMLFLPAQ; via the coding sequence ATGGTTAATTTATCCTATTTTTCTAAGCTTGATTCATTATGGGCAAAGATTCTGCTCTTTTTTACTCTTGTATTCTTTAGTGCTTGTAGTAGCTCAAATCTTAATTTTGGCTCCACCCCTTCAATTAATCCAAATATCACTCCTCCTAGTAATATCCGCACACTTAGCGATGTTAATACCATTGCTTTTGAATGGAATCTTATCCAAAATCCAGAAATTGCAGGGTATTATATCTATCGCAAAGAACCAAGTGAGCAAAGCTTTAGCAAAATTGCCACTTTAGATTCTCGTTTTATTACGCATTATGCGGACAACAAGCTTGAATCAAACACTGAATACTTCTATCAATTCGCTTCTTTTGATGCACAAAAAAATATTTCACAATTCTCAGCCCCTATTAGTGTAAAAACACAATTTATTGAAGCTATTAATTATATTGAAGCCATCAGTAACTACCCGCGCAAAGTCAAGATTATTTGGAATCCTCACCAAGATACTCGCGTAATCGGTTATGTGATTGAGAAAAAAAAGACAAATGGACAATGGAGTGAATTAGCAAATATTAATAGTCGTTTGCTTGTAGAATACCTTGATACAGGACTTGAAGACAACACTTCTTATGAATATCGTGTTTTTGCTTACAATGCTAATAAAACCTATTCACTCCCTTCTAAAAGCGTTAAAGCTACTACCAAACCTAAACCAACTCTAATTTCAAACTTTACTGCCACTACCAATGTTCCAAAGCAAATTGTGCTCAAATGGGATCTTCATCCAAACCCAGAAGTAACCCAATACACTCTTTTCCGATCAAACTTCGAATCAAGCTTTTTTAATAAACTTGCTACTCTCCCAAACAGCACCAATTCTTATCAAGATGCCATCAAAGATGATGGAAAACAATACTACTACAAAATCACTGCCACTGATAAAGACGGCATTGAAAGTCTTGAAGTTGGTCCCATTATGGGTATGACCTTAGGGATTCCAAGCACTCCAGTGATTACTTATGCGCAAATTGAAGGTAATTCTGCGGTTTTACGATGGATGCCTCAAGATGATCGTGCTACAGAATATATTGTTTATAAAAAAGATTCGCGTTTCTTTGGAGAAACTTTGCGTTATAACAAAGTCTTAACACCGGAATTTATTGATCGTGAAGTGACTCCGGGAGAAAAATATTACTATCGTGTTAGCGCTGTTGATGCCAATGGCTTAGAATCAAAACAAACACAAGAAATTATGCTTTTCTTACCTGCACAATAA